Proteins from one Halovivax limisalsi genomic window:
- a CDS encoding PAS domain S-box protein produces MNTRPGATDEPFWGAVDDEVALDRYRTLVNTIDDGLYQLDAEGRFVAVNDVVVETTGYAREELVGEHVSILLTDEDVTRIAREITRQLDAEDGPISTFELGIQTADGGTVPCELRVNLLIDSGEFAGTIGVVRDISEKTQRLATLESAQASYDSMTNVLDEANIGVFVLDETFSVAWVDETIEEYFGLERESLIGRDKRRLVRERITDRVADPDAFAERVLATYDDNSYIEEFECRVTPGPNREGRWLEHRSKPIESGQYAGGRIELYYDITERKASEGALEESEDRFQSLVDAVEGYAIYRLDTDGRVISWNEGAKEIVGHEAPAILGEHVSTFYTDADRETGVPRRNLRRAIETGSVEVEGWRRTADGGRFRADETITAIRDDAGTHRGYLIVARDTTERYERERELESELERVFGRISDAFFAVDEAFRFTHVNERAETLLQRSADELIDESLWEVFPEASEMAAVREAFDTALTDQAVTSYELYHEELGIWVEANLYPSETGISVYFRDVTDRTERERELERYETIVETVDDGIYAVDADGHFVLVNEAFCAMTGYRRDELLGSHATIVHEEDVTTQAEAAVADIVAGDREVGKIDLNLQPKADEAFPAESRIAPFPIGDEHGRCGVVRDISERVARERALEKSERRYRTLVENFPNGAVGLFDEEYTYSVVGGELLDEVGRDPDEVVGERVIDRYPDATADRIEPYLRAVFEGESNSFDLEFGDRHLNAHALPVHDADGDIYAGMLVVQDVTERTEYRRRLESSNERLETFAYAASHDLQEPLRMVTSYLQLLERRYGDELGADGREFLEFAVDGAERMREMIDGLLEYSRVETRGDPFEPIDLNDVLEDVRRDLEVRIAESDAEISAERLPRVRGDASQLRQVFQNLLENAIAYSGDEPPTIEISAERDGDDWIVSVRDDGIGIDPDDQERIFDVFQRLHTHDEHPGTGIGLALTRRIVERHGGEIRVESDPGEGATFSFGLPAADDEGRSRDRE; encoded by the coding sequence ATGAATACGCGTCCGGGAGCCACCGACGAGCCGTTCTGGGGCGCCGTCGACGACGAGGTTGCCCTGGATCGGTATCGAACGCTCGTCAACACGATCGACGACGGTCTCTACCAGCTGGACGCGGAGGGGCGCTTCGTCGCCGTCAACGACGTCGTCGTCGAGACGACGGGCTACGCCCGCGAGGAACTCGTCGGCGAGCACGTCTCGATCCTGCTGACCGACGAGGACGTGACGCGCATTGCGCGCGAAATCACGCGGCAGCTCGACGCGGAGGACGGACCCATCTCCACCTTCGAACTCGGCATCCAGACGGCCGACGGCGGGACGGTCCCCTGCGAGTTGCGGGTCAACCTGCTGATCGATTCGGGGGAGTTCGCCGGGACGATCGGCGTCGTCCGGGACATCTCCGAGAAGACCCAGCGGCTGGCCACCCTCGAGTCCGCGCAGGCGTCCTACGACTCGATGACGAACGTCCTCGACGAGGCGAACATCGGCGTTTTCGTCCTCGACGAGACGTTCTCAGTCGCGTGGGTCGACGAGACCATCGAGGAGTACTTCGGGCTGGAACGGGAGTCCCTGATCGGACGTGACAAGCGGCGGCTCGTGCGAGAACGCATCACCGACCGTGTCGCCGATCCCGACGCCTTCGCCGAGCGAGTCCTGGCGACGTACGACGACAACAGTTACATCGAGGAGTTCGAGTGCCGCGTGACGCCCGGGCCGAATCGCGAGGGGCGCTGGCTCGAACACCGGAGCAAACCGATCGAATCGGGCCAGTACGCCGGCGGTCGGATCGAGCTCTACTACGACATCACCGAGCGGAAGGCGTCGGAAGGCGCCCTCGAAGAGAGCGAGGATCGGTTCCAGTCGCTGGTCGACGCCGTCGAGGGGTACGCGATCTATCGCCTCGATACGGACGGCCGCGTGATCAGCTGGAACGAGGGCGCGAAGGAGATCGTCGGCCACGAAGCGCCCGCGATCCTCGGCGAGCACGTCTCGACGTTCTACACCGACGCCGATCGCGAGACCGGCGTCCCGCGGCGGAACCTGCGGCGGGCGATCGAGACGGGCTCGGTCGAGGTCGAGGGCTGGCGACGCACGGCGGACGGCGGACGGTTCCGGGCGGACGAGACGATCACGGCGATCCGGGACGATGCCGGGACCCACCGGGGCTACCTGATCGTCGCGCGGGACACGACAGAGCGCTACGAGCGCGAGCGGGAGCTGGAGAGCGAACTCGAGCGCGTCTTCGGCCGAATCTCCGACGCCTTCTTCGCCGTCGACGAGGCGTTTCGATTCACGCACGTCAACGAGCGCGCGGAAACGCTCCTCCAGCGGAGCGCAGACGAACTGATTGACGAATCCCTCTGGGAGGTCTTCCCCGAAGCGTCCGAGATGGCCGCCGTTCGGGAGGCGTTCGACACCGCGCTGACCGACCAGGCGGTGACCAGCTACGAGCTCTATCACGAGGAACTCGGCATCTGGGTGGAGGCGAACCTCTATCCGTCCGAGACGGGCATCTCGGTGTACTTCCGCGACGTGACCGACCGCACGGAGCGCGAGCGGGAACTGGAACGCTACGAGACGATCGTCGAAACCGTCGACGACGGCATCTACGCGGTCGACGCGGACGGCCACTTCGTCTTGGTCAACGAGGCGTTCTGCGCGATGACCGGCTACCGGCGGGACGAACTGCTCGGGAGCCACGCGACGATCGTCCACGAGGAGGACGTCACGACGCAGGCGGAGGCGGCCGTCGCCGACATCGTAGCCGGCGACCGAGAGGTCGGGAAGATCGACCTGAACCTGCAGCCGAAGGCCGACGAAGCGTTTCCCGCCGAGAGCCGGATCGCGCCGTTTCCGATCGGCGACGAACACGGCCGCTGCGGCGTCGTCAGGGACATTTCCGAGCGAGTCGCTCGCGAACGCGCGCTCGAGAAGAGCGAGCGTCGATACCGAACCCTCGTCGAGAACTTCCCGAACGGTGCGGTCGGACTCTTCGACGAGGAGTACACCTACTCCGTCGTCGGGGGTGAACTGCTCGACGAGGTGGGACGCGACCCGGACGAGGTCGTCGGCGAGCGGGTGATCGATCGATACCCCGACGCGACCGCCGACCGGATCGAACCGTACCTGCGAGCTGTCTTCGAGGGGGAATCGAACTCGTTCGACCTCGAGTTCGGCGACCGGCACCTGAACGCGCACGCGCTTCCCGTCCACGACGCCGACGGCGACATCTACGCCGGCATGCTCGTGGTGCAGGACGTCACCGAGCGCACCGAATATCGCCGTCGCCTCGAGTCGTCGAACGAGCGACTGGAGACGTTCGCCTACGCGGCCTCGCACGACCTGCAGGAACCGCTGCGGATGGTGACCAGCTACCTCCAGCTGCTCGAGCGACGCTACGGTGACGAACTCGGCGCCGACGGCCGGGAGTTCCTCGAGTTCGCCGTCGACGGCGCCGAGCGGATGCGGGAGATGATCGACGGCCTGCTGGAGTACTCGCGAGTCGAAACGCGGGGCGATCCGTTCGAACCGATCGACCTGAACGACGTCCTCGAGGACGTTCGACGCGATCTGGAAGTGCGGATCGCGGAGAGCGACGCGGAGATCTCGGCCGAGCGCCTGCCCCGCGTCCGCGGCGACGCCAGCCAGTTGCGACAGGTGTTCCAGAACCTGCTCGAGAACGCGATCGCGTACAGCGGCGACGAACCGCCGACGATCGAGATTTCCGCCGAGCGCGACGGCGACGACTGGATCGTCTCCGTTCGTGACGACGGTATCGGAATCGATCCGGACGACCAGGAGCGCATCTTCGACGTCTTCCAGCGACTCCACACGCACGACGAGCATCCGGGGACGGGGATCGGACTCGCACTGACGCGGCGGATCGTCGAGCGCCACGGGGGCGAGATCCGGGTCGAATCGGACCCGGGCGAGGGAGCGACGTTCTCCTTCGGCCTGCCGGCGGCCGACGACGAGGGGAGGTCGCGCGACCGGGAGTGA
- a CDS encoding methyltransferase domain-containing protein, with amino-acid sequence MSDPATYDRDAAERESAAYESPAAAERRSLVRDRLAPRPGETVLSIGCGPGFEPAEIAPLVGREGHVHGVDRSEAMLDLAVRRCADAPNASLACGEATDLPISTGSIDAAVAVQVYEYVEPLDAALAELERVLRPGGRAAVYDTDFASLVWRTDDSERADRILSAYDGHCPHPRLGSALGPALREAGLRVERVEPNTIIATEFPADSYAFHLVHAVRDYVVDQGQIDARVADAWVEDLRKRADRDEFFFSLTQYLYVVAKPAAAPVDSER; translated from the coding sequence ATGAGTGACCCCGCCACCTACGACCGTGACGCGGCCGAACGCGAGTCGGCCGCGTACGAGTCGCCAGCGGCGGCGGAGCGCCGGTCGCTCGTCAGGGATCGACTCGCACCCCGCCCCGGCGAGACCGTCCTCTCCATCGGCTGCGGGCCGGGATTCGAGCCGGCCGAAATCGCACCGCTGGTGGGCCGCGAGGGCCACGTTCACGGCGTCGACCGGAGCGAAGCGATGCTGGACCTGGCGGTTCGTCGATGCGCCGACGCACCGAACGCGTCGCTCGCGTGCGGTGAAGCGACGGATCTGCCGATTTCGACCGGATCGATAGACGCGGCCGTCGCCGTACAGGTCTACGAGTACGTCGAGCCCCTCGACGCAGCCCTGGCCGAGTTAGAACGGGTGCTTCGACCCGGCGGCCGCGCGGCCGTCTACGACACGGACTTCGCGTCGCTGGTCTGGCGGACCGACGATTCCGAGCGGGCGGATCGGATTCTCTCGGCGTACGACGGTCACTGTCCACACCCCCGATTAGGTTCGGCGCTCGGACCCGCCCTGCGCGAGGCCGGGCTGCGGGTCGAGCGGGTCGAACCCAACACGATCATCGCGACCGAGTTCCCGGCGGACTCGTACGCGTTTCACCTCGTGCACGCCGTCCGGGACTACGTGGTCGATCAGGGCCAAATCGACGCGCGGGTGGCGGACGCCTGGGTCGAGGACCTTCGGAAGCGGGCCGATCGCGACGAGTTTTTCTTCAGCCTCACGCAGTACCTGTACGTCGTCGCGAAGCCAGCCGCGGCGCCAGTGGATTCGGAGCGCTGA
- a CDS encoding pyridoxal-phosphate-dependent aminotransferase family protein → MLFTPGPTAVPPSVREAMAEPQPNPDIDPSFRERYEAVCEKLATIYDTDHDVVVMGGEGILGLEAAIASLVAPGDRVLCISNGLYGDGFADFVDSYDGEAELVSAPFDEGYDFDAIDEALESAADAGEPFALATMVHCETPTGTLNDLGPVLDRLEAHDVPSVVDAVSSLGGVPVPTDRIDVCLGASQKCFSAPPGLTTAAISDRAWDLVAERDPDSLYTNFRPWRDVSEDFPYTHLDANVAALDAALDRLLEEGLDAVYERHAAATERCRERGADLGLEPYPDGERASPTVTAFRLPGEASRIQRRVAEEEDVVLATGLGDLADDVLRIGHMGYNADVAKVDRAMDAVAAVSDSA, encoded by the coding sequence ATGCTCTTCACGCCAGGGCCGACGGCCGTTCCGCCGTCGGTCAGGGAGGCGATGGCCGAACCGCAGCCGAACCCGGACATCGACCCATCGTTTCGCGAGCGTTACGAGGCCGTCTGCGAGAAACTCGCGACGATCTACGATACCGACCACGACGTAGTCGTGATGGGCGGCGAGGGCATCCTCGGACTCGAGGCGGCGATCGCGTCGCTGGTCGCGCCCGGCGATCGCGTCCTCTGCATCTCGAACGGGCTCTACGGCGACGGCTTCGCCGACTTCGTCGACTCGTACGACGGCGAGGCGGAACTCGTCTCGGCGCCGTTCGACGAGGGCTACGATTTCGACGCGATCGACGAAGCGCTCGAATCGGCGGCGGACGCGGGCGAACCGTTCGCGCTCGCGACGATGGTCCACTGCGAGACGCCGACGGGGACGCTCAACGACCTCGGTCCCGTTCTCGATCGGCTCGAGGCCCACGACGTCCCCTCGGTCGTCGACGCCGTCTCGTCGCTCGGCGGGGTGCCCGTCCCGACCGACCGGATCGACGTCTGCCTCGGCGCGTCCCAGAAGTGCTTCTCCGCCCCGCCGGGGCTGACGACCGCCGCGATCAGCGATCGCGCGTGGGACTTGGTGGCCGAGCGCGACCCGGACTCGCTGTACACCAACTTCCGGCCCTGGCGCGACGTCTCCGAGGACTTTCCCTACACCCATCTCGACGCGAACGTCGCCGCCCTCGACGCGGCGCTCGACCGACTGCTCGAGGAGGGGCTCGACGCCGTCTACGAGCGCCACGCGGCCGCCACCGAGCGCTGTCGGGAGCGCGGCGCCGACCTCGGCCTCGAACCGTATCCCGACGGCGAGCGGGCGAGTCCGACCGTCACGGCGTTCCGCCTGCCGGGCGAGGCGAGCCGGATCCAGCGCCGGGTCGCCGAGGAGGAAGACGTCGTCCTGGCGACTGGCCTCGGCGACCTGGCCGACGATGTTCTCCGGATCGGGCACATGGGATACAACGCCGACGTTGCAAAGGTCGACCGGGCGATGGACGCCGTCGCGGCCGTCTCCGATTCGGCGTAA